Proteins encoded in a region of the Euzebya tangerina genome:
- a CDS encoding DUF302 domain-containing protein — translation MSRTRTAVLTAFLLLVSLVVPAAAQEDSDRPEYVVVDPAEGFEALPGATAFAGTIDLGNGESGYRIEVPDAWNGQLVLYAHGFVGPQDPNLVVQNPRDALREYFISEGYAWAAASYSQNGYTIDTAIEETDALRSQFFDLTGLDTPTGTIFHGFSMGGHITGAAIERRPDAYIGALPGCGVMGDYDLFEYFTDVNLVAGALAGVEVPVPGDPSFLAGPAQQITEALGLQSGLSTPEGRQYSGAVEVLSGGERPTFDESLAYWNAFPIPFLQALYGRGLSGGIEDPVGLDESYDNSATIYGFPNGTSAEPSPQEAALNAAIPRFDNTEDPPFPVIDGTPQIPVLSLHNTGDLFVPLLNQVVYAQEVADNGLSDNLVQRTIRSPGHCDFSGEELVTAFADLVAWIDSGIAPAGEDLLDPAVRADRNLGCAFTVGETDPNQGRFLMPACTDPALIPFSGDDPVATSLALAALTDTGTDTDTSSTTVIARSDVFADGLTGSALAGVLGAPLVLNPMDSLDPRVLAELQRRGTTDVTLLGGVDALSADVEQALVDAGIAVTRIGGLNRFDTAALIAEAVTAAGGSPAQVYLAYGGNFADSVAVAGLAAFLGQPILLTEIDRVPTETTAALETLDSGTETIVVGGNAVVSDEVAGDSLRLAGPTRYGTSAAVVDASRNAGLSINNPWVVTGESFADALIAGPAAARAGQIMAMVDGDDLQISGASTNVLLESLAPDVDNLVVVSSGGAVTDTSADTLLAAVTTGAAVTEGAGLVTVDLAGTVEEEVAAITQRIEDAPPSLRLEVDHAANADGAGLTLEPTTLLIFGAPPVGTPLMQASRSTAIDLPQKIVVWSDVDGTHATYTHPDYLVARHGLEGVDEQLAAIGNLIPSLLGLPAAPPAPAGGAGRGVGLATVEVEGSVEDVVADITERIDGAPPTLIDTIDHAAAAEAAGLELDPTTLLIFGAPPVGTPLMQSARSVAIDLPQKLLVWSDDAGTYVTWNTPTYLDGRHGLEGVDQQLEMIGMLLPTLATGG, via the coding sequence CTCCTTCTCGTGAGCCTGGTCGTACCGGCCGCGGCACAGGAGGATTCAGATCGACCGGAGTACGTCGTCGTGGATCCCGCGGAGGGGTTCGAGGCCCTGCCCGGCGCCACCGCGTTCGCCGGCACCATCGACCTGGGCAACGGCGAGTCGGGGTATCGGATCGAGGTGCCGGATGCCTGGAACGGCCAACTCGTGCTCTACGCCCACGGCTTCGTCGGACCGCAGGACCCCAATCTGGTCGTGCAGAACCCCCGGGATGCGCTCCGTGAATACTTCATCAGCGAAGGCTACGCCTGGGCGGCCGCCAGCTACTCCCAGAACGGCTACACCATCGATACCGCGATCGAAGAGACGGACGCCCTGCGGTCGCAGTTCTTCGACCTTACCGGTCTGGACACACCGACCGGCACCATCTTCCACGGGTTCTCCATGGGCGGACACATCACCGGTGCGGCTATCGAGCGCCGTCCAGACGCCTACATCGGGGCCCTTCCCGGCTGTGGCGTCATGGGCGACTACGACCTGTTCGAGTACTTCACGGACGTGAACCTGGTTGCTGGGGCGCTGGCTGGTGTAGAGGTCCCGGTTCCGGGCGACCCCTCATTCCTCGCCGGGCCCGCGCAGCAGATCACCGAGGCCCTCGGCCTTCAGTCTGGCCTGTCGACTCCGGAAGGACGACAGTACTCAGGAGCCGTCGAGGTCCTCAGCGGTGGTGAGCGTCCTACGTTCGATGAGTCCCTCGCCTACTGGAACGCCTTCCCGATCCCGTTCCTCCAGGCGCTGTACGGTCGCGGGCTGTCCGGGGGCATCGAGGACCCGGTCGGCTTGGACGAGTCGTACGACAACTCCGCAACGATCTACGGCTTCCCCAACGGCACGTCCGCGGAGCCAAGCCCGCAAGAGGCTGCATTGAACGCGGCGATCCCACGGTTCGACAACACAGAGGATCCCCCCTTCCCCGTCATCGACGGCACGCCGCAGATCCCGGTCCTCTCGCTGCACAACACCGGTGACCTCTTCGTCCCGCTTCTCAACCAGGTGGTGTACGCGCAGGAGGTCGCCGACAACGGGTTGAGCGACAACCTGGTCCAGCGGACAATCCGATCCCCCGGGCACTGTGACTTCTCGGGCGAGGAACTCGTCACCGCCTTCGCCGACCTGGTCGCGTGGATCGACTCGGGCATCGCTCCAGCCGGTGAAGACCTGCTGGACCCAGCGGTCCGGGCGGATCGGAACCTGGGCTGCGCCTTCACCGTGGGCGAGACCGACCCGAACCAGGGCCGCTTCCTGATGCCCGCGTGCACCGACCCAGCCCTGATCCCGTTCTCGGGCGACGACCCGGTCGCCACGTCGTTGGCCCTCGCCGCCCTCACCGACACGGGCACGGACACCGACACTTCGAGCACAACCGTCATCGCCCGGTCCGACGTCTTCGCCGACGGGCTGACCGGCTCGGCCCTGGCTGGCGTCCTCGGTGCGCCGCTCGTCCTCAACCCGATGGACAGCCTGGACCCTCGCGTGCTGGCTGAGCTGCAGCGGCGCGGCACCACCGACGTCACCCTCCTGGGTGGTGTGGATGCGCTGTCCGCGGACGTCGAGCAGGCCCTGGTCGACGCCGGCATCGCCGTCACCCGGATCGGCGGTCTGAACCGCTTCGACACTGCCGCGCTCATCGCGGAGGCCGTGACCGCAGCCGGCGGCTCGCCGGCACAGGTCTACCTGGCCTACGGCGGCAACTTCGCCGACTCGGTCGCGGTCGCCGGACTGGCGGCCTTCCTCGGCCAGCCGATTCTGCTGACCGAGATCGATCGCGTTCCGACCGAGACCACGGCGGCGCTCGAGACGCTCGACAGCGGCACCGAGACGATCGTCGTCGGCGGGAACGCCGTCGTCAGCGACGAGGTCGCCGGGGACAGCCTGCGCCTGGCCGGGCCGACCCGCTACGGCACCAGCGCGGCCGTCGTTGACGCCTCCCGCAACGCCGGCTTGTCCATCAACAACCCCTGGGTCGTGACCGGCGAGTCCTTCGCCGACGCTCTGATCGCCGGTCCGGCAGCTGCCCGAGCTGGCCAGATCATGGCCATGGTGGACGGCGATGACCTGCAGATCTCTGGGGCGTCGACCAATGTGCTGCTGGAGTCCCTGGCCCCCGACGTCGACAACCTCGTCGTCGTGAGCAGCGGCGGCGCGGTGACCGACACATCGGCCGACACCCTGCTGGCCGCCGTCACGACCGGTGCGGCGGTCACCGAGGGGGCCGGCCTGGTCACCGTGGACCTGGCCGGCACCGTCGAGGAGGAGGTCGCGGCGATCACCCAGCGGATCGAGGACGCACCGCCCAGCCTGCGACTGGAGGTCGACCACGCGGCGAATGCCGACGGGGCTGGCCTGACCCTCGAGCCGACCACCCTGCTCATCTTCGGAGCCCCGCCCGTCGGGACCCCGCTGATGCAGGCCTCCCGCTCGACGGCCATCGACCTCCCGCAGAAGATCGTGGTCTGGTCGGATGTCGACGGCACCCACGCCACCTACACCCATCCGGACTACCTGGTGGCCCGGCACGGCTTGGAGGGGGTCGATGAGCAGCTCGCGGCGATCGGCAACCTGATCCCGAGCCTGCTCGGACTGCCCGCAGCACCTCCGGCGCCCGCTGGTGGCGCAGGCCGCGGGGTGGGTCTCGCGACCGTCGAGGTGGAGGGCTCGGTCGAGGACGTCGTGGCCGACATCACGGAGCGGATCGATGGGGCACCACCGACCCTGATCGACACCATCGACCACGCCGCTGCGGCGGAGGCCGCGGGACTGGAGCTTGACCCGACCACGCTGCTGATCTTCGGCGCTCCCCCGGTGGGAACCCCGCTGATGCAGTCGGCACGGTCGGTTGCGATCGACCTGCCGCAGAAGCTGCTGGTGTGGTCCGACGACGCCGGCACCTACGTGACGTGGAACACCCCGACCTACCTCGACGGTCGCCATGGTCTCGAGGGCGTTGATCAGCAGCTCGAGATGATCGGCATGCTGCTGCCAACTCTGGCCACCGGCGGATAG